The Lewinellaceae bacterium DNA window CAGCAACAGAAGGCGATTTTTCAGGAAAAACCCTTTTATGAAATTGTAACATCTAATTCTCCGGAAGCAAGTCCATTGGATCCGGTAGGCATTCCATATGGTGAACTAAATGAATCTCAACAAGGGATCCTTCTTGAAATAATTCAGGAATACCTTTCCAGTATGCCCGTGGATATGGCGATGGAAAGAATGGCCAACCTAAAAAAGGAAGAAATGAATGCAATCATGTTTGGCTGGGCGGGTAGTACCCATGCCGGCGAAGGCCATTATTACCGGGTACAGGGCAAGACCTTCTTAATCGAGTTTGACAATACCCAGAACAATGCCAATCACATCCACAGTGTATGGAGGGACTTTACCGGTGACTTTGGCAGGGATTTAATCCGGTTACATTATATGCATTCCGACCATCGGAATTAGTTACATGAAATTCAAAATACCACAGACTATTATAGGTAAGATTCAAATCAAATAGCAATAATTCAAAAATGATAACTCCGGACGGCCAACAAGATATTCACCGCAGGCAATTTTTGAAATGGGCTGGCCTGTCATCCATTATCCTCTCTCTCCCCTTTGGATGCACCATTGATACGGATGATCATACCAGTCTGTCCAACGCAGCAATAGATTTTAGCAGCTTTAAGAACATTTTTGACCTGGAAAAAAGATCGGGGCAGGTCATGGGCGAGGACGCTTTAAACTACCTGAATGGCGGCGCAGATGATTTGAATACCGTAAAAGCGAATCACGCGGCTTATCAAAAAATCCAGATCAGGGCCAGGCGGCTGATCGATGTGAGAAATATTTCCACCACTGTTGAGCTTTTTGGCAAAAAACTGGACAATCCAATAATAATTAGTCCGGTTGGGTTCCAGCAATTCTTTCATCCGGATGGGGAAATCGCTACTGCCAAAGCAGCGGTAGCAAAGAATCATCAGATGGTTGTTTCCTCCGTTTCAAATTATTCGGTAGGAGATATTGCCAAAGGTTCAGGAGCCGATTTATGGTTTCAGCTCTACCCTTCACCCGACCGGGGTGTCACCAAAGCGCTGCTCAACAAAGCTGCCGAGGCGGGATGTAAAGTATGTTTTCTGACCCTGGACACGCCGGTTGTGGGCAACCGGGAGAACCACGGTACAACCCTGCTGCAGATGATTGCAGATGGAAAACTTGAAATGGGCAATTTCAAGGACATACTGCCGAAGGGTATGAGCTTTACGGATCCCGGCATGACCTGGGATATGATCGACTGGCTTCGGACCAATTGCGATATGAAAATCGTGCTGAAGGGTATTGTGACCAGGGAGGATGCTTTACTGGCCAAGGAGCGGAATGTGGACGGACTTGTGGTATCAAATCACGGAGGCAGACAGTTGGAAAGTAACCGGGCAACGATTGATTGCTTGCCAGAGGTTGTAGATGCGGTTGATGGAGCCTTTCCGGTTCTGATTGACGGAGGGATCCGAAGAGGTACGGATATATTCAAGGCACTGGCGCTGGGAGCAAGTGCTGTTGGTATTGGACGACCCTTTTGCTGGGGCCTGGGCGCTTTTGGGCAACAAGGCGTGGAATTAGCTCTGGATATTCTCAAAACCGAACTGATCCGGGATATGCAAT harbors:
- a CDS encoding alpha-hydroxy-acid oxidizing protein, with protein sequence MITPDGQQDIHRRQFLKWAGLSSIILSLPFGCTIDTDDHTSLSNAAIDFSSFKNIFDLEKRSGQVMGEDALNYLNGGADDLNTVKANHAAYQKIQIRARRLIDVRNISTTVELFGKKLDNPIIISPVGFQQFFHPDGEIATAKAAVAKNHQMVVSSVSNYSVGDIAKGSGADLWFQLYPSPDRGVTKALLNKAAEAGCKVCFLTLDTPVVGNRENHGTTLLQMIADGKLEMGNFKDILPKGMSFTDPGMTWDMIDWLRTNCDMKIVLKGIVTREDALLAKERNVDGLVVSNHGGRQLESNRATIDCLPEVVDAVDGAFPVLIDGGIRRGTDIFKALALGASAVGIGRPFCWGLGAFGQQGVELALDILKTELIRDMQLAGTTSVKEITRNYVTNG